From Lewinellaceae bacterium:
TGCAGGGCCAGGGCCAGCAGAAGCCAATACTTTGCGGCAACTTGTTTCCAATGCCACCTGCCTCTTTCAACTTTCATGATCTTCCTTTTTCTGTTTGCGGCTTCCGCTGTACAACTGATACTGATGAAATTTGCATTCCAGCGCTCCGTTGTAGAGCGCCATTTTCCGGGAAGGCCGCAAGCCTATTTTTTTCATAGCCTGCTGGTTGGAGGAGATGATCCAGGCCTCGTAGCCGGCAAAGGCCTGCTTGAGGCGGTCGCCGATCATCTGGTAGAATGCTTCGATGTCTGTTTTTGCCAGGCGTTCGTCGTAGGGCGGGTTCATCACGATGAGCCCTTCTTCCGCCGGCGGCTCCAGCCGTTCGAAGCGCTGGCGGGCTATTTCCACCTGCCCTTCCAGGCCGGCGGCGAAGGCATTGTGGTTGGCGATCCGCATGGCTTTGAAATCCATGTCGTAGCCGTAGAGGCCATGCCCGAAGGGCGTCACCCGCTGGCGGGCGTCGGCGAGCAGGTCGGCCCAGAGGCCCTCGTCGTAGTCCGGCCATTTAATAAAACCAAAATACTCGCGCTGCAGTTGCGGCGCCCGGTTGCAGGCGTAGGTAGCCGCCTCGATCAGAATGGTGCCCGAGCCGCACATGGGGTCGATGAAAGCGCAATCGCGCTGCCAGCCCGTCAGCAGGACCATGCCGGCGGCCAGCACCTCGTTGATGGGCGCCTCCAGGGCCTCCACCCGGTAGCCCCGCTTGTGCAGCGACTCCTCAGAGCTGTCGAGCGACACGGTGCATTCTTCCTGAAAGATGTGCACGTTGACCCGCAGCGTAGGGCGGTGCAGGGAAACGTCGGGCCTGCGCCCCTCCTCCTTGCGGAAGCGGTCGACGATAGCGTCCTTGGTTTTCAGCGCTATGTATTTGGAGTGGTTGAAATGGGGCGAGTTGACCGCCGCGTCCACCGCCAGGGTGTCATTCACCCCCATGTACTGCCGCCAGTCGATGTCGAAAATCTTGCGATACAGGCCTTGTTCGTCGCGCACCTTAAAGGAATGAATGGGCTTGAGAATGCGCAGGGCAGTGCGCAGCTCCAGGTTGGCGCGGTACAGCACCCGCAAATCTCCTTCGAAGTACACAGCGCGGTTGAGGGGTTCGATCGCCGCCGCCCCCAGTTGTTTCAGTTCTTCTGCCAGGACGGGCTCCAGGCCCGCCATGGTTTTGGCAATAAGCTTCATACGCTTTTTTTATCCTTGATCTATTAAATATCCCAAACAAATCTTAAATTAGTGTGCCCTTAAGAAATAAAGGGCCATAACCAACTGAACTTTCCCTCCACGACGATTCAATTATGCACAAAAGGGGTAGCTGATAAGGCTACAGCAATATTCTGAACCCATGGGGCTCAACCATCCGGGATGGAGTGCCAGGGCACAACCCCATGCGCTGCTTTTGAATAAATTAGAACAATAGGCTGGCCAAAAAGCAGTATGAGTACCTAAACCCAAAGTTTTCGACAGAAAATCAAAAATAATAATCTTTTCGAACCATGCAGCCAAAAACATTCTTCACTGCCTTTATAGCTCTTGCGTTCTGGATATTGGCAAGCCCAAGCATTGCTCAGCTAAGCCTTCCTCGCTTTTTTACGGACCACATGGTCCTCCAGCGGGATAAACCCATCAAAGTATGGGGATGGGCGGAGGCCGGGGCAACGGTAACCGTACGGCTGGCAGCGCTGGAAACCACAGCCACTGCCGGCGCTGACGGCCGCTGGGAAGCCACCTTGCCCATTATGGGCGCCGGCGGCCCATTTACTTTGTCAGTAAGCAAGGACAGCCAAACGATCAAGCTGGAGGATGTCCTCGTCGGCGATGTCTGGTTCTGTTCCGGCCAATCCAATATGTACTGGCCCGTCAACCGTTCCAACGCCGCCGAAGCGGAAATTGCCGCTGCCGATTATCCGGAAATCCGCCTGCTCACCGTGCCCAGCCTGATGGATACCCGGCTCCGGGACGATTCCGGCTTCACCCGCTGGAATCTCTGCCAGCCGGCTACCATTCCTTATTTCTCGGCTGTTGCCTACTATTTTGGCCGCACCCTGCACCAGGAACTGGGCGTCCCGATCGGGCTGATCGACGCCACCTGGGGAGGCACTAAGATCGAATCCTGGATGAGCCCCTTTGCTCTGATGGACGATCCGGAACTCGGGCCAGTCGTCCAATCAACATTCGGGCTCGACCTCCAGTCTACCATGGACAGCATCCGGCAAGCGATCGTGCTTTGGGAAAACCAGATCGACGATCAGGACATTGGGTTGGCGGAAGCCTGGCAGGCTCCGGGCGCCTTCTGGGAAGGCTGGGAAGCGATGAACCTGCCGATACCCTGGGAATACGCCGGCCTCCCTGGTGTAGATGGGGTGGTATGGTTTAAAAAAAACGTGGAACTGACGGCCGAACATTTATCGGGGCCGCTCAGCCTTAGCCTCGGCCCCATCGACGACTCGGATATCACCTATATCAATGGCGTTGAAGTGGGGCAAACTTTCAAGGCGATCAATGAAAACAGGCTGTATCCGCTGAACCCGCAACTGCTTCATCCAGGAACAAACACCATAACGGTTAGGGTAAAAGACCACGGCTATCGGGGAGGCTTCTGGGGAACCGCCCAGGCCATGGCCCTGCAAACCAGCCAGGGGCCCCTGCCCCTGGCCGGCGAATGGAAATATAAAGTGGGGACGCCTGACTCGGGCACCCGCCCTGAGCAGGTCAACCCCAACGCCCTGCCGTCTGTGCTCTACAATGCCATGGTCCACCCCTTTACCCCCATGCCCATCCGGGGAATCGCCTGGTACCAGGGGGAGAGCAATGCAGACCAACCTTATTATTACCGGGACCGCTTTCTGTCCTTCATCTACGACTGGCGAAGCCGGTGGGAAACCAATGACCTCCCCTTTGTCTTCGTCCAGCTCCCTAATTTCAGGCAGCCCTTTTCTAAACCGCAGGAAAGTGGCTGGGCTACCTTGCGGGAATCCCAGGCGCTGGCGCTGTCTCTTCCCAAAACCGGCATGGCGGTGGCTATCGACCTGGGCGAACCCAATAATATCCATCCGGGCAACAAACAGGATGTGGGCTACCGCCTTGCCCTGGCCGCCCGGGCAGTAGCCCAGGGCGAGGACCTGGTGTACAGCGGCCCGGTTTACCAATCCTCCAGTATTGAGAATGGCGCTATCCTGCTGGAATTCAGCCACATCGGGAGCGGCCTGGCCAGCGTCCACGGGAGGGAGAAACTGCGGGGCTTCGCCATCGCCGGAGAGAATGGAAGGTTTCAGTGGGCCGAAGCCGAGATCGTAGGCCCCAACCAGGTACGCGTCTACAGCGATGAGGTTCCCAACCCTTTTTACGTGCGTTACGCCTGGTCCGATAACCCCGGCGAGCTGGACCTCTTCAATGCCGAAGGCCTGCCCGCGGCGCCGTTCCGGACGGATACGCTGCGCGTGCCCTGGCAGCACTGATTTTGGCTATTAATTTCATTAAGAGCTTGTTTAAAATTTAGCCGGCCCGAGTACTGGAGCGCGGACCCCGACAAAATCGGATGCGCGGGGACATAACTAAAACATATATTAATAAACGGCAAGTGTTTGGCGGCGAAGCAATTAGCCAATCATTTAGATAAATAAAATAAGCTGTTTAGCTTAAAAGCCTTACGAGAAAACAGATTAAAGGCCACTAAACAGCTTACCAATGAATAAATGTTACCTGCAAATTAAGGAGAAATTAGCTCAATACCCAATTTGCGAGCTTGCAAAACAAACCGGTTTTCAAAAGAGGAAGCCTAAGAAAATAGAAGCATCGGATTTCGTCGCCGGCGCCTTTGAGGCCATCCAGCAAGGCGACCTAAAAGCAGCAAGCATAGCCAAAGCCATTTCTTATGGCAAGCAAAGGACTGTAAGCCGGAAAGCCGTGGACAACAAGCTGTCCTACCGGCACGAGGGTTTCAGCCGGCGGTTGTTTGGACAGGCATTGGCGCAGGAGCTGCAACCAAGCAACCATCAGGGAAACAGCTTGTTCGGCTTCTTCAAAGGAGTATTTGTCAATGATTCGAGCTGCCTGAAAATGCCGGAGAATTTGTCTGTGCTTTTTCCTGGCCCGCATAGCCATACTGGGCAATGCGCAACGGCGCGGATCCAATTGCGCATGGATTTGCTGAACCACCAGTATAGCCATATCGACATACAGTCTTATAGAGACAACGACCAGAAATATGCCGCCCAGCTAGCCGGGCAAGCCCAGGCTGGAGGCCTGAATATTTTTGATTTGGAGTGCGTGACAAAAAAGCGGGGTTGCGGCAGGGCAATCGAAGTCGAAAGTCGTCAGACGACTCAAAGTCGTCAGACGACTGCCTTAAAACCCGCGAATATGTCACGCACTCTTTGATTTGGGCTATGCCGTCCTAGGCGCTATGGGAAAAATAGCGGAAAAACAGGCTTATTTCTTGTGCTACGATAAGCGCAAGGACAGATTAAACCATCTTGAATACTTATATATGTTTTAGTTATGTCCCCGCGCATGCGGCGAATGTCGGGGCTGTGGATGCTGTGGATGTGGAGCGTAGCGACATCCCGGCGCATGCCGGGGCTGTGGATGCTATGGATGCTGTGGATGCTATGGATGCTGTGGATGCTGTGGATGCTGTGGATGCTGTGGATGCTGTGGATGCTGTGGATGCTGTGGATGCTATGGATGCTGTGGATGCTATGGATGCTGTGGATGCTATGGATGCTATGGATGTGCATCCACCGCCCGAAGGGCGCAGCATCGCCATGGTTTCGGAACGAAACCATGACAAGCATCCACTTAGTATCATTTCAAACTCCTTTACCGCACCTTACTTATAGCCTCCACCAGCCAGTTCTTATTCGCCACCGCCTTGCCGGAGTCCACTTCCCGCCGCAACGCGCCGATGCGTTGTTCGAGGCTTTCCCGCCGCAGCCCGGGCGCCTCGATGCGTAATTCATAAATCTTTTTGGCCAGTTGCAGGAAGCTGGCGTTGGCCGTTTTGCGGTAATCGGAAATCTCGCGATTGCGCAGCAGGTATTTTTTGAAGGCCTCCACCAGGGCAAAGAAGGGCTCCGGCTCGTCCAGTTCGTAGTAGCTCTTCAGTTGAATGATCTTGGCGCCCAGGTGGTAGGAAGTGTCGGTAAATTCTACATCCTGGAGTTGCAGGAGAGCGTGCTTGTACTCGGCCCGGGCGTAGTGGAGGGCAGCCCGGTTGTAGGCCACGGCGTTGGAGCGCCCTTCTTCTGGCAGGAACAGCTGGTAATTGTCGATGAACCGTTCCGTCCAGCCGTAGGCGCCCGTGCGGATGGCGGTGGTGACGATGTTCTTAAACGACCACTCCGAAAGTTGCCCGCGCACGAGCAGCAGCCCCCGCTCCAGCATGAGTTCGTAGAGCTGGAACACCTCGCCGTAGTAGTTGCCTTTCCCGGAGTTGATCTGCCGGATGCAGTAGTTGAGGGCGTAGTGGTAGAGGGTGCGCAGCTCATCGGCGGTGACTACCTCCGATAGTTCCGGCAGCAGGCTTTTGAGGCCGAAAAAATGCGTCTCCTCCTCCGGCTGCTCCAGCATCAGCAGGGCCTGGCAGTAGAGCTTCAGGGCCGGCTGCTCCTGCAACGCGGCGTTGTTTTTATAAATGCGGCGCACCTCCTCCAGGAAGTGGCACTCATAGCCCGCGTTGATCACCGCACTGCGGCTGGCCATGTCGCAGGCGATGCGCAGCTTGTTGCACCAGTAATAGCGGTCCAGCGCGTCGTTCTCTTGTTGCAGGTGTTTGGTGAAACGCCGCTGGCGGCGGTTGAGCTCGTACTGGTCCAGCTGTTGTTCAAGCAGGGATTCCTGCAAAAAGTATTCAAAGCTGCGGCCTGCCTGCCGGTCCAGCAGTTGCCGGGCGCGGCGGGCGTTGCGTTGAGCGTGCTTCTCGGCATCGCGCTCCAGCAGTTCGCCGATGAGCAGGCGTCGTTCAAGGACGGGCTGTTGTTCGTATTGCAGGTAGGCGAGGAAGCCGTACAGCAGCTGCAGCAAGTCGCTGATGAAGTTGTCGAGGCGGGTATTGTTGTAAGGCTCGCCCGGATACATCGCCGCCCAGGCGGCCTCGCGGCTCATTTCTTCCGCCTCGAAAGCGGGAGCAAAGCCGTTGATCCAATCGTACAGCGCCACCACCTTTTCGTGGCGGTTGAAGAACGGAGAGCAGGCGTAGTGGCCGAAGCGGGTGCGCTCGCGGGCGCTCAAGGTGCGGAGGAGTTGGAGGAGGCTGGTGTTGTGCATAGATGGTGATGGTTATTAGCCCAAGTTCGATATGTAGCTCCCAACTTTCTATCCCAGGTGTTAAGGTGTTTCGGTATTTCGGTTTTATGGTATTTCGGCCGCAACACCGTAACCTGGCGAAGCCAGAACCAAGTGTCCTTAAACCGCAGAACCGCAGAACCGCAAAACCGAAACACCGCAAAACCGCAGAACTCAAAACCGAAACACCGAAACACCGCAATCCCATAAAACCGGAGTTGGGAACTACATATCGAAGACCGGTTAGGATAGCAGGAAGGGGAAAGTCGTTACTTTTATAATCGTTACTTTTATAATCGTTACTTTTATAATCATTATTTTTATAATCATTATAAAAATAACGATTGTGGGAAGCTAGTGCTGTCGGCACTAGTACTACTTTGTTAACTTAAAATCTCGCATGGCCGAAGTGCCTGGAGCGCGGGCCTCCAGGCCCGCATAAACCTGCTTTAAGCAGGTTTTTAGCATGATATTGCCTTTTTATGGGCTGCCCGAGGCAGCCCTCGCGGGCCTGGAGGCCCGCGCTCCTGTTAAGTTAACAAAGTAGTACTAGTCATTAGTTTCGCGTTTTTGGAGCAACCCTGCACCAGTGTTTACTTGGGGTGTACATTATTTCTCCCATACCTTGGTCTACAGGTGGTGTGGGAGAAAACCCCACTATTCCAAACAACTGTTAGTCAATGTGTTGATTCTCAGTGCTAAAGTCGCCTGGAAAAACGCGAAACTAATGACTAGTCGCACTTTCAGCTGGCTTGCCGGCCTGCATTTTCCAAAACGGGTGCAGGCAGGTAATTATGCTGGTTTAATTTCACATTTCTCACAATAAAAAATCTAGAAAATATTTTCAATATACAATATTTAAAGGCTTTTAAATGGAATACTGAGCTCAAAAATAACTAGAAATCTCAAAAATTGTACTTTCCTCCTACCTTCTCTGCCCTTACTTTTGCAATAACAATTAATCCCATGAACAAACGCTAAACTCCATTCCTATGAAATGCGCACTTACGGTATTCAACTTTCTCTTCTCCCTCCTTACAGCCCTGGCTGCAGATAACGGCCCATCTCTGCCTTCTGCTCCGGTTGCCCCGCTCTCTCTGGACACCATTGCCCTGGACACCACCATCTGCGTAGGCGACAGCGTTCAGCTCCATCTGCCCCTGTCCGGCGCCACCGGCATCCAATGGCAGCCGGCCGCCTTCCTCAGTTGCAACGACTGCCCCGATCCGGTAACCGAGCCGCTCTTCGGCGACCAGTTCTTCACCGTCACCGGGCTGGATGGGCAGGGCGCCCCGTTCAGCTATGAGTACAACGTATATTTGCGCAACTACCTCGACTTCGGCCTGCTGCCCTTCTCCAACAGCCCCGTCTGCGAGGGCGACACCCTGGTTTTTGAACCCAACGTATTGGGCGCCCAGTCTTATGCCTGGACCGGGCCCAACCAGGCTGTTTTCTCCACAAATCCCTTCCCCATCATCCCCGATGTCAGCCAGGCCGATGCCGGCTCCTATTCTCTGGACCTGATCGACGACCTGGGCTGCGAGGCCGGCGCTACCTTCGACGTGCAGGTGTTCCCTTCTTTTACGGTCAACATCAACGCCACCCCCGCCAGCTGCAACGGCCTGTGCAACGGATCCGTAAGCCTGGCCATCAGCGGCGGCACGCCGCCCTACCTGGTGAGCTGGGACGAGGGGCTCAACTGGAGCGCCGACACTGAGCTTGCCGGCCTTTGCACCGGCACATACGCAGTCTGGGTAATGGATGAGAACTGCCTGCAAAAGCTGGAGGCTACCATCGAAGAAGCCAACCCGCTGGGGGCCAGTTTTAACATCAGTCCGCCCAATTGCCCCGGCGATGACATCTTCATCGAAATCTTCGGCTTCACGGGAGGAGCCGGCAGCGGCCAGGAGTATTTCTACTCCATCGACGGCGGGCTTACCTTTCAGACGACATTCGACGTGCCCTGGCCAATACCGGCCAGTACGGCTTCTATCATCATTGCTGACGATGCAGGATGCCAGAGTACTTACCCCATCAATGTAGTGTTTCCCGAGCCGATACACGCAGATATTCGTGTTGTCAACGCCTCCTGCATTAGCCTGGACGACGGCAGCATTACCATTAGTGTATCCGGAGGGACGCCTCCTTACTCCTTTTTCTTTAATAATGACCTTATCACTACCGCAGTAGTTTCTCCAATAGATACTGGCGTGTATTATGTGGAGATCACAGACATCAACGGCTGCTCCGTCGAACATGAAATCACCATCTCCACCAACCCCATCGACGCCATGCCCAACGACACCGTCATCTGCGCCGGCGAGCAGGTGCAACTACAGGCCGAAGCGCCCGGAGCGGTGAATGTACAATGGACGCCGGCCGCCGGCCTCTCCAGCACCAATCAGCTCACTACCCTGGCCTCCCCCACCGAAAGCATTACCTACGTGCTTACCGTAGAAGACGATGAAGGCTGCCTGGGCACCGACAGCGTGCAGGTGGCCGTGCTGTCCGGCCTGCCCTGCCGGGAGGAGTGGCGCGATACGCTTGTCATTGGCCAGTCCGGCCAGTGGTGCAGCGTGGCCAGCCTGTTCGGCTCGCCCATACCCTACGGCATTACGGAGTTGGGATGTGGGTTGGGATATGTCGGCCCCAATGTGGACTCCCTGGGCCTCTGCATAGACTACCGCGCCCTGGAGCCCGGCCAGGACACCCTCTGCCTAACCATCTGCGAACTGCTGGACACTGCCACCTGCTGGGAGGCCTGGCTCTACCTCACCGTCACCGAAACCCTGGTGCGGCCCGGCGATACCGATTCCAGCGGGATGGCGGACCAGTACGACCTGCTCAACATCGGCCTGGGCTACGGCGCTGCCGGCCCCATACGCCCCAACGCCAGCCTCGACTGGCAGGGCCAGCCCGCGCCCTTCTGGCCGCAGTACACCCCCGCTTCCGGCATCAACTACCGCCACATCGACACCGACGGCGACGGGCTGATCTCCGCCGCCGACACCCTGGCCCTGAGCCAGAATTGGGGGCTGGCCTGGGAAGATGGCGAAGGGCGCCCCGGCAGCCCTCCTTTCCAAACCAACGCTGACGGCGCCCCCTTCTACCTTCAACCCGACACCCTCATCGAAGGCGCCACCATGCAGTTGCCCCTGATCCTGGGCAGCGAGGAAACGCCCGCTGCCGGCGTCTACGGGCTGGCCTTCAGCCTCTATTTCGACGAAGCAGTGGTCCAGGACGGCAGTGCCGCCCTGTTGCTGGCCGACTCCTGGCTGGGCAACCCCGCCCAAAACCTGATCTACATGCAGCGGCTGGACGATGCCGCCGGGCGCATCGACGTGGGCATCACCCGCATCGACGGCCTCGATGCCGAAGGCTACGGCCCCATCGGCGACCTGTTCATCACCATCGAGGACGACATCCTGGCCCTGAACCGGGGCTTTGGCCGGGAAGCGTGGTTTGAAATCCGGAACGCGCGCCTCATCAGCTACCAGGAAGAGCCGCTCGCCGTCGACACCCCGCCCTCCGTCTCGCCGGTGCTGACCAGCCTGCGGGATCAGCCGCTTAGCTTAAAGCTCCGGCTCTCCCCCAACCCGGCGGGCAGCCATTTCCGCCTGAGCGGCCAGCTCCTGCAGTTGGAGCAAGTGCAACTGCTGAATGTCATCGGACAGCCGGTGCGGAGCTGGCGCCGGCCGGAAAGCGGAGATTTGTTTTCCCTGCAGGGAATAGCTCCGGGGCTTTATCTGGTGAAGGCGCAGGCAGGCGCCGGCGCCGGCGCGTGGTGGCTGGTGGTGGAGTGAGTAGGTGGGCATATTTAGGTTGCGAATAATTTTTTCTCCAAACTACTAAATCGGAGAATATTATCTCCCCCTGGGGGGAGTTCGAGGGGGGAATATTCAAGAGTTTTCGTTTCTAAATCCCCCTCCTAACCTCCCCCCGGGGAGGACAATCTGCTTCGATTTTAAGCGGGAAGCAAAGAGGCTGTACGTAAATTAATTGTGTCCGGCTACTTAATTCTACTTTGTTAGTTTAAGAACAGCCGCATAACCTGTCCGGAAGCAGCGGAACAAAAGTTTCCAGGCTCCGCTGCGGTTTCCCGGGAAATCCTTTCCTAAATCGGCGAATAAATCCTATCTTTATGCTTTCGCCAGCCGGGAGCTCCCCCCACCTGCCCGCCGGTGAATATGCAGCAGCAACCCAAATTATAATCCTAAAAGCTTAAGTAATGAGAAAAGCCATCTTAGTACTGCTCTCCTGCAGTATCCTCGCTCAATTGATTGCACAACCCTCCAACGACAATTGTTCCACCGCCCAAACGCTCCAACTGAAAACGCCCTCCCCCTGTCCTGAGGGCAGCCAGGTGGCTGACGTATTCCACTCCAGCAACGCCGGCGCTACCGCCAGCGCGCCCTTCCCGGCGCTTTCCGGCTGCAACGGCGGCGCGCCGCAAAGCGCAGCGGACGTATGGTTCCGCTTCGCCCCGGCCGGCAACGACCTCGCCATCACGATCGGCCAGGGGCTGGAAAATCCTTTCCTCGCCCTGTTTGCAGGGGGTGCGGAAGGCTGCCCGGAGATGTATCCCATCGCCTGCGCTTCCGGCAACGGCAGCCTGGAACTGTCGGCCTTCGTCGACCCTTCCCAAACTTACTACCTCCTCGTCAGTGGGGGAAGCCCGGAAGACCAGGGCGAATTCGAACTAACTATCCGCACGGCCAACCAGTGCAATATGTGCCTGGAAGAACGGCAGGGGTACTTCACCAGCAGCCCGGCGCCGGCGAACGGCGCCTTCGCCAGCGGCCAAACCGTGCAGATGTGTTATGTAGTCAAACGTTGGCACGCCATCACCCTGGGAGAGAACCTCCATGGCCTGGAACTCCACCTCGGGCCGGGCTGGGATCCCGCCAGCTTCCTCCCCAACCCGCCGCTGTCCTGCTCCGGCGAAGGTACCTGGGGCTATTACCGCGAATGGACAAGCTCCTCCACCGGCCAGATTTACGGCCCGGGCTTTGCCTTCGACGGGCCAGTCGAGGACGGCAACCCCGGCAACAACCTCGGGATGGGCGGCGGCAACTGCGCCAATATCGGCATTAACGCTCCGGAGCTCGCATTCTGCTGGACCGTCACCGCCGCCGAATGCGCGCCCGGTGATTACGGCATTCAAAACGACCTCGGCTTGTCGGTGCGCATGCTCGGCGACGGGCAGTCGGGCGCCGGGCAGGGCACCTCCTGCTCGGAAGAACGGCGGGACAACTTCCTGGCCGCCCTTTACTGCCCCGACCCCTTCGAGCCGGAAGTTATCGCCATCGACGGCAGTTGCGGGGATAACTGCGACGGCGCCCTGTTGATCGCCGGCGGCGGCCAAGGGCCCTGGGATTATGCCGTTACAGACAACAACGGCAACGTATACTATTCCAGCGCCAACAGCACCGGAACGGATACCGTGCCCGATCTGTGCCCGGGGCTTTACAACATCAATGTCTTCAGCATACCCGAAGGCGAGAACAGGGTAGTTGCCGCCACCGTGGGCGCAGCGGTTGTCCCCCAGGCGAGCGCCACCTACAAACTGCCTTGCTTCGAAGGAGAACCCATCGAGCTGTACGGCCAGGCGGATCCTTCCGCCGGGGCTTCCTACAGCTGGACCGGGCCGAACGGCTTCAGCTCTTCCAGCCAAAACCCGCTGGCCCTGTATTCCGGCATCTATGCGTTGGTCGTATCCGCCAACGGTTGCGCCTCAGCGCCTTTTGAACTGGACGTGCCCCCCGTCGGCGAGGCGGTCGTCACGATCGCAGAAGATACCATCACCGCCTGCCCGGGAGAAGACATTGCCCTCGCCGCCGGGGGCAACGCCACTTCCTTCACCTGGTACGCCAACAACAGCGATGAGCCGGTGGGCAGCGGCCCGTCCATTACCGTCACTCCGGAGGATGGCGCCATCTACCGCGTCACCGGTTTCAACGATAACGGCTGCGGCGGTTTCGACGAGGTAGCCATCAGCATTCCGTTCGACCCGGCCCTCAGCGCCGACACCAGCGGCACGCTCTGCCCCGGAACCACCCTAACCCTCACCGCCAGCGAGGGCGAGCAGTTCTTATGGAGCACCGGCGACACTACCGCCTCGATCACGGTCAGCCCCGCCCAATCCACCCAGTACCATCTGGATGTTACCGGGCCCAATGGTTGTGCAGTGCAGCTCTCCGCCTTCGTGCAGGTGGCCAGTTCGGCGGGCATTTTCATCAGTCCCTCCACCGCCATCTGCGAGGGGGAAACCGCCAGCCTGTTTGCCGCCGGCGGCGACATCAGCTGGAGCACCGGCGATTCCGTTTCTACTCTAAGCGTGAGCCCGCTGCAAACCACGACTTACTCAGCCACCATTACCAATAGCCTGGGTTGCGAGTTCGTGCGCGAATCCACTGTGACGGTCAGCCCGGCGCCGGCCATCGTGCTGGTTCCCGCCGATACGGCCACCCTCTGCCAGGGCGAAAGCCTGCAATTGCTGGCCTACGAGTCGGACACGCTGATCTGGGACAGCCTGGTGGCGCCGGCCCAGTCGAGGGATTACATCCTCCCGGAAGCATCGGCCTACGGCTGCCGGGAGATCGGCCGTTTTACGGTAATCGTCAACCCGCTTCCGGACTTGTCCATCGACGGGCAAAGCCTGCTTTGCAGCAGCGACAGCATGCTGCTGGTAGCCAACAGCAACGGGGCCCTCGCCTGGAGCACCGGGGAAAGCAACGACAGCATCTACGTTCTGCCCGCCGGCACGGAGACGTATTCGGTGACCGCCACAGACGCCAACGGCTGCATCCGCGCCGACTCCGTGCAGGTCACCCGGGCAACTCCTCCGGAAGCCCCGCAGGTAAGCTGCTCCAGCAGCCTCGGCCAGGTGGTGTTCTCCTGGGTGGTAGAACCGGGCCTGACTTACGGCCTGGCGCACCTGCAAGGGCCGGCCGGCACGCCCATCGGCAACAACCGGTACGCCGTCAGCGGGCTGCTGCCCGGGCAGGCGGTAAGCATCGAACTGGAAGCCACCAACGCGGCGGGTTGCACCGCCATCACCCCCGCCAGTTGTTCTGCGCCCGATTGCAGCGTGCTCAGCCTCTTCATCGGCGGCCCGAACCGGCTTTGCTCCAGTGACGGGCCGGCAGCCCTGACCGCCCTCGTTACCGGCGGCAGCGGCAATGGAACCGGCGGTTGGGCCGGCCCTGGCGTGGACGACGCTTCAGATAGTTTCTACCCAGGCCTAGCTGGCCCCGGCGTTCACGATGTCGCCTACACCTATACCGATGCAGGCTGCACCATCAGCGACACCTTGCAGATTACGGTAGAACAAGCGCTGGAAGCCGCGCTGGTCAGTTGCAGCGCAACGCCGGGAACCGTTACCTTCTCCTGGCCTGCCCTGCCTTCGTATACCGGCTATCTGGCGACCGTGCTTACCGGGCAGAGCGGCGAATTTCTAACCCCCACCACCTATCAGGTGGCCGGCCTCCGCAACGGGGAGGAAGTGATCG
This genomic window contains:
- a CDS encoding class I SAM-dependent RNA methyltransferase, with amino-acid sequence MKLIAKTMAGLEPVLAEELKQLGAAAIEPLNRAVYFEGDLRVLYRANLELRTALRILKPIHSFKVRDEQGLYRKIFDIDWRQYMGVNDTLAVDAAVNSPHFNHSKYIALKTKDAIVDRFRKEEGRRPDVSLHRPTLRVNVHIFQEECTVSLDSSEESLHKRGYRVEALEAPINEVLAAGMVLLTGWQRDCAFIDPMCGSGTILIEAATYACNRAPQLQREYFGFIKWPDYDEGLWADLLADARQRVTPFGHGLYGYDMDFKAMRIANHNAFAAGLEGQVEIARQRFERLEPPAEEGLIVMNPPYDERLAKTDIEAFYQMIGDRLKQAFAGYEAWIISSNQQAMKKIGLRPSRKMALYNGALECKFHQYQLYSGSRKQKKEDHES
- a CDS encoding 9-O-acetylesterase, which codes for MQPKTFFTAFIALAFWILASPSIAQLSLPRFFTDHMVLQRDKPIKVWGWAEAGATVTVRLAALETTATAGADGRWEATLPIMGAGGPFTLSVSKDSQTIKLEDVLVGDVWFCSGQSNMYWPVNRSNAAEAEIAAADYPEIRLLTVPSLMDTRLRDDSGFTRWNLCQPATIPYFSAVAYYFGRTLHQELGVPIGLIDATWGGTKIESWMSPFALMDDPELGPVVQSTFGLDLQSTMDSIRQAIVLWENQIDDQDIGLAEAWQAPGAFWEGWEAMNLPIPWEYAGLPGVDGVVWFKKNVELTAEHLSGPLSLSLGPIDDSDITYINGVEVGQTFKAINENRLYPLNPQLLHPGTNTITVRVKDHGYRGGFWGTAQAMALQTSQGPLPLAGEWKYKVGTPDSGTRPEQVNPNALPSVLYNAMVHPFTPMPIRGIAWYQGESNADQPYYYRDRFLSFIYDWRSRWETNDLPFVFVQLPNFRQPFSKPQESGWATLRESQALALSLPKTGMAVAIDLGEPNNIHPGNKQDVGYRLALAARAVAQGEDLVYSGPVYQSSSIENGAILLEFSHIGSGLASVHGREKLRGFAIAGENGRFQWAEAEIVGPNQVRVYSDEVPNPFYVRYAWSDNPGELDLFNAEGLPAAPFRTDTLRVPWQH
- a CDS encoding SprB repeat-containing protein; the encoded protein is MKCALTVFNFLFSLLTALAADNGPSLPSAPVAPLSLDTIALDTTICVGDSVQLHLPLSGATGIQWQPAAFLSCNDCPDPVTEPLFGDQFFTVTGLDGQGAPFSYEYNVYLRNYLDFGLLPFSNSPVCEGDTLVFEPNVLGAQSYAWTGPNQAVFSTNPFPIIPDVSQADAGSYSLDLIDDLGCEAGATFDVQVFPSFTVNINATPASCNGLCNGSVSLAISGGTPPYLVSWDEGLNWSADTELAGLCTGTYAVWVMDENCLQKLEATIEEANPLGASFNISPPNCPGDDIFIEIFGFTGGAGSGQEYFYSIDGGLTFQTTFDVPWPIPASTASIIIADDAGCQSTYPINVVFPEPIHADIRVVNASCISLDDGSITISVSGGTPPYSFFFNNDLITTAVVSPIDTGVYYVEITDINGCSVEHEITISTNPIDAMPNDTVICAGEQVQLQAEAPGAVNVQWTPAAGLSSTNQLTTLASPTESITYVLTVEDDEGCLGTDSVQVAVLSGLPCREEWRDTLVIGQSGQWCSVASLFGSPIPYGITELGCGLGYVGPNVDSLGLCIDYRALEPGQDTLCLTICELLDTATCWEAWLYLTVTETLVRPGDTDSSGMADQYDLLNIGLGYGAAGPIRPNASLDWQGQPAPFWPQYTPASGINYRHIDTDGDGLISAADTLALSQNWGLAWEDGEGRPGSPPFQTNADGAPFYLQPDTLIEGATMQLPLILGSEETPAAGVYGLAFSLYFDEAVVQDGSAALLLADSWLGNPAQNLIYMQRLDDAAGRIDVGITRIDGLDAEGYGPIGDLFITIEDDILALNRGFGREAWFEIRNARLISYQEEPLAVDTPPSVSPVLTSLRDQPLSLKLRLSPNPAGSHFRLSGQLLQLEQVQLLNVIGQPVRSWRRPESGDLFSLQGIAPGLYLVKAQAGAGAGAWWLVVE